One genomic segment of Salinigranum rubrum includes these proteins:
- a CDS encoding HpcH/HpaI aldolase family protein produces MTGRFKRAVEADDPLVGTWNVVPSPELAELSASADPDFLVLDAEHSSMSYETMEAMLRAVDAAPGETESVVRVPDDDPTTLKRTLDRDPDGVLVPMVETAEQAAAIVDASRYPPEGSRGLGLGRATGYGRSLADHVETVEETLVRHVQLESERAVDNAADIAAVDGIDGVFVGPVDLSMSMGRFGEWEDEGFLAAVDRAVEAAHDASVAVGTLATDADSRAARLDWGVDYLVAGVDSLYVADGVTDALDGARERAGGTDSR; encoded by the coding sequence ATGACCGGCCGATTCAAACGCGCCGTCGAGGCGGACGACCCGCTCGTGGGGACGTGGAACGTCGTTCCCTCCCCCGAACTCGCGGAGCTATCGGCGAGCGCCGACCCCGACTTTCTAGTGCTCGACGCCGAGCACTCGTCGATGTCCTACGAGACGATGGAGGCGATGCTCCGCGCGGTCGACGCCGCGCCCGGCGAGACGGAGTCTGTCGTCCGCGTCCCCGACGACGACCCGACGACGCTGAAGCGGACGCTCGACCGCGACCCCGACGGCGTCTTGGTCCCGATGGTCGAGACGGCCGAGCAGGCGGCGGCCATCGTCGACGCCTCGCGCTATCCTCCCGAGGGCAGTCGCGGCCTCGGCCTCGGACGGGCGACGGGGTACGGCCGCTCGCTCGCCGACCACGTCGAGACGGTCGAGGAGACGCTCGTCAGACACGTCCAGTTGGAGTCGGAACGCGCCGTCGACAACGCCGCCGACATCGCCGCCGTCGACGGCATCGACGGCGTGTTCGTCGGGCCGGTCGACCTCTCGATGTCGATGGGGCGGTTCGGCGAGTGGGAGGACGAAGGGTTCCTCGCTGCGGTCGACCGCGCGGTCGAAGCCGCCCACGACGCGTCCGTCGCGGTCGGAACGCTCGCGACCGACGCCGACTCGCGGGCCGCACGGCTCGACTGGGGCGTCGACTACCTCGTCGCCGGCGTCGACTCGCTCTACGTGGCCGACGGCGTCACCGACGCGCTCGACGGTGCCCGAGAACGTGCCGGCGGGACGGATAGTCGGTGA
- a CDS encoding mandelate racemase/muconate lactonizing enzyme family protein, whose translation MYANGWHIGERTPENYAHHAKKAVEEQGYPALKCDPFAHYEYSLTDDQIQEVADLLEAVRDAVGWDVGIGLDCHGRFTRRGAIEVANALEEYDIMFLEEPVELEDREVMADVTQHVNVPVATGERIYNNETTEEIVRKQACDIIQPDVTNYGSLQDIQHAAAIAKSRYMTIAPHNPNAGVSTAASLHLCAGFENLEILEHMSRDVPWGDEVIQHEFEVEDGAIAVPDEPGLGVTFDEDAARAHPGEPKDSHSLFDADGALKRP comes from the coding sequence GTGTACGCGAACGGGTGGCACATCGGCGAGCGGACGCCGGAGAACTACGCGCACCACGCGAAGAAGGCCGTCGAGGAGCAGGGGTATCCGGCGCTCAAGTGTGATCCGTTCGCTCACTACGAGTACTCGCTGACGGACGACCAGATACAGGAGGTCGCGGACCTCCTCGAAGCGGTCCGCGACGCCGTCGGCTGGGACGTCGGCATCGGCCTCGACTGCCACGGGCGGTTCACCCGACGCGGGGCCATCGAGGTGGCGAACGCCCTGGAGGAGTACGACATCATGTTCCTCGAAGAGCCGGTCGAACTGGAGGACAGAGAGGTGATGGCGGACGTGACCCAGCACGTGAACGTGCCCGTCGCCACGGGCGAGCGCATCTACAACAACGAGACGACCGAAGAGATCGTCCGGAAGCAGGCCTGTGACATCATCCAGCCCGACGTGACGAACTACGGGAGCCTCCAGGACATCCAGCACGCCGCGGCCATCGCGAAGTCACGCTACATGACCATCGCGCCGCACAACCCGAACGCGGGCGTGAGCACCGCCGCCTCGTTACACCTCTGTGCGGGGTTCGAGAACCTCGAAATCCTCGAACACATGAGCCGGGACGTCCCGTGGGGCGACGAGGTCATCCAGCACGAGTTCGAGGTCGAAGACGGGGCGATAGCCGTCCCGGACGAACCCGGTCTCGGCGTCACCTTCGACGAGGACGCCGCGCGCGCTCACCCCGGCGAACCGAAGGACAGCCACAGTCTGTTCGACGCGGACGGCGCGCTGAAGCGGCCGTGA
- a CDS encoding enolase C-terminal domain-like protein — protein sequence MSPTITKIESTEFAFPVEDAGTSPNSFSLVYDPGETLHRKLFGIKIHTDVGVTGEYVGGNSPAAAQINLFGRFLVGRNPLDRERIWSEVKRALRKYDRMGMGPIDIALWDFAGKYYDAPIHELLGTYRTRLPAYASSYDGDMNGGLDSPEAFADFAEDCLDRGYPAFKLHVWEQEAWGDVDRAVETVHAVGERVGDEMDLMLDPACQYETFAEALKVGKACDEQEFFWYEDPYRDGGISQHGHAKLRERLDTPLLLTEHVRGLEPHTDFVANGATDFVRADPEYDAGITGAMKIAHVAEGFGLDVEYHAPGPAQRHLMAATRNTNYYEMALLHPDVKNPVPPVYRGDYADQLDSIDDDGTVSVPDGPGLGVDYDWEYIEDHRTGSTHVYE from the coding sequence GTGTCACCGACCATCACGAAGATCGAGTCGACAGAGTTCGCGTTCCCGGTCGAGGACGCGGGGACGAGCCCCAACTCGTTCAGCCTCGTCTACGATCCCGGCGAGACGCTCCACCGGAAACTGTTCGGCATCAAAATCCACACCGACGTGGGCGTCACCGGCGAGTACGTCGGCGGGAACTCCCCGGCGGCCGCCCAGATCAACCTGTTCGGTCGGTTCCTCGTCGGCCGCAACCCCCTCGACCGCGAGCGCATCTGGAGCGAGGTAAAACGCGCGCTCCGCAAGTACGACCGGATGGGGATGGGTCCCATCGACATCGCGCTGTGGGACTTCGCGGGCAAGTACTACGACGCGCCCATCCACGAACTGCTCGGCACCTATCGAACCCGACTCCCCGCCTACGCCTCCTCGTACGACGGCGACATGAACGGCGGCCTCGACTCGCCGGAGGCGTTCGCCGACTTCGCCGAGGACTGCCTCGACCGGGGCTACCCGGCGTTCAAACTCCACGTCTGGGAGCAGGAGGCGTGGGGCGACGTCGACCGTGCGGTCGAGACGGTTCACGCCGTGGGCGAACGCGTTGGCGACGAGATGGACCTCATGCTCGACCCCGCGTGTCAGTACGAGACGTTCGCCGAGGCGCTGAAAGTCGGGAAGGCCTGCGACGAGCAGGAGTTCTTCTGGTACGAGGACCCCTACCGCGACGGCGGCATCTCCCAGCACGGCCACGCGAAACTCCGCGAGCGCCTGGACACGCCCCTGCTCCTGACCGAGCACGTCCGAGGGTTAGAGCCGCACACGGACTTCGTCGCCAACGGCGCGACCGACTTCGTCCGCGCGGACCCCGAGTACGACGCGGGCATCACGGGTGCGATGAAAATCGCTCATGTGGCTGAGGGGTTCGGCCTCGACGTCGAGTACCACGCGCCCGGCCCGGCCCAGCGACACCTCATGGCCGCCACCCGGAACACGAACTACTACGAGATGGCGCTCCTCCACCCCGACGTGAAGAACCCGGTGCCGCCGGTCTATCGGGGCGACTACGCCGACCAACTGGACTCCATCGACGACGACGGCACCGTCTCCGTTCCCGATGGGCCGGGACTCGGCGTCGACTACGACTGGGAGTACATCGAAGACCACCGGACGGGGAGCACCCACGTCTACGAGTGA
- a CDS encoding enolase-like domain-containing protein, with translation MNITAVKPFVVDADWRNWFFVKVETDEGIHGIGEALSGEGLTAALEATTEAHKHYVIGEDPLNRKAISRKLRRYPFAWRGGKLINAVAAAIDIALWDIAGKYYDEPV, from the coding sequence GTGAACATCACAGCTGTCAAGCCGTTCGTCGTCGACGCCGACTGGCGGAACTGGTTCTTCGTCAAGGTGGAGACGGACGAGGGGATACACGGCATCGGCGAGGCGCTGAGCGGGGAGGGGTTGACCGCCGCGCTCGAAGCGACGACGGAGGCGCACAAGCACTACGTCATCGGGGAGGACCCGCTCAACCGAAAGGCCATCTCGCGCAAACTCAGGCGCTACCCGTTCGCGTGGCGCGGCGGGAAGCTCATCAACGCCGTCGCGGCCGCCATCGACATCGCGCTGTGGGACATCGCCGGGAAGTACTACGACGAACCCGTGTGA
- a CDS encoding universal stress protein, translating to MTILAAVDGDDEPDRVVTVGQDLAEAYDDELVVVHVLEQDEFEKRGEVQRDEPYTVEDGQRDAESTARTVVKASTDRPGRVTTRGLVGNVVEELQGEVSRSDASYLVIGGRKRTPVGKALFGSVTQSILLEADVPVVAVMDE from the coding sequence ATGACGATACTGGCAGCAGTCGACGGCGACGACGAACCGGACCGCGTCGTCACCGTCGGTCAGGACCTCGCGGAGGCGTACGACGACGAACTCGTGGTGGTTCACGTCCTCGAACAGGACGAGTTCGAAAAACGCGGCGAAGTCCAGCGCGACGAACCGTACACCGTCGAGGACGGACAGCGCGACGCCGAGTCGACGGCGCGAACGGTGGTCAAAGCGTCGACCGACCGACCGGGACGGGTTACGACGCGCGGACTCGTCGGGAACGTGGTCGAGGAACTCCAGGGAGAGGTCTCGCGGTCGGACGCTTCGTACCTCGTCATCGGCGGGCGGAAGCGAACGCCCGTCGGGAAGGCGCTGTTCGGGAGCGTCACCCAGTCCATCCTCCTCGAAGCGGACGTCCCGGTCGTCGCGGTGATGGACGAGTAG
- a CDS encoding amidase: MCEWYVLYDLPSAVTTEGSLVTPSLPPVSPDRVAEAGESLGFDLTDAEAERFTDSVNAELDGYAALDELASPDAARDVTVRDVTHPGEGDDPHNAYVTRFVLDGADGPLAGLDVAVKDNLAVAGVPMTCGSRVFEGVIPRRNAVVVDRLLDAGARLVGKTNMDELAYGPTSETSGFGPVTNPADADRVAGGSSSGSAAAVAEGSADLALGSDTGGSVRIPASFCGVVGVKPTWGTVPRDGFVDLAPSLDHVGTLARDVETAALGLDVVGGYDPRDPASAIADRTGVGACAEALSSAPSPGDLSFGVPDELLADHVSDAVRERFEAAVSSLEAAGATVEAVSLPTVADAVYVWNAITNVEFAAALRRRSLPLDRPGPYDLARLDATAAQQSTAGVGFGDVVRERALVGAVLLDRYGGRHYTRARNVCATLLAEFEAALDGHDALVAPTMPVVAPELGAQKPHSYGESEGLDVPLAYNTRPADLAGVPAVTVPDGGDGLPVGVQFVAGRCEDRALLRVARAFERVRDA, translated from the coding sequence GTGTGTGAGTGGTATGTCCTGTACGACCTACCGTCCGCCGTCACGACAGAGGGGTCGCTGGTGACCCCGTCGCTCCCGCCGGTCTCACCCGACCGGGTCGCCGAAGCGGGCGAGTCGCTCGGGTTCGACCTCACGGACGCCGAGGCCGAGCGGTTCACCGACAGCGTGAACGCCGAACTCGATGGGTACGCCGCGCTCGACGAACTGGCGTCGCCGGACGCCGCCCGGGACGTCACGGTTCGCGACGTCACCCACCCCGGGGAGGGGGACGACCCGCACAACGCCTACGTCACGCGGTTCGTTCTCGACGGGGCCGACGGCCCGCTCGCCGGACTGGACGTGGCGGTGAAGGACAACCTCGCCGTCGCGGGCGTCCCGATGACGTGCGGGTCGCGCGTCTTCGAGGGAGTGATCCCCCGGCGGAACGCCGTCGTGGTCGACCGCTTGCTCGACGCGGGCGCTCGACTCGTCGGGAAGACCAACATGGACGAACTCGCCTACGGGCCGACGAGCGAGACGAGCGGGTTCGGCCCGGTGACGAACCCCGCCGACGCCGACCGGGTCGCGGGCGGGTCGTCCAGCGGGAGCGCCGCGGCCGTCGCCGAGGGGTCCGCGGACCTCGCCCTCGGGAGTGACACCGGCGGGTCGGTCCGCATCCCCGCGTCGTTCTGCGGCGTCGTCGGCGTCAAGCCGACCTGGGGAACCGTCCCCCGCGACGGCTTCGTCGACCTCGCGCCGTCGCTCGACCACGTCGGCACGCTCGCGCGTGACGTCGAAACCGCCGCGCTCGGCCTCGACGTCGTCGGGGGCTACGACCCGCGCGACCCCGCCTCCGCCATCGCCGACCGGACGGGCGTCGGCGCGTGTGCCGAGGCGCTCTCGTCCGCCCCATCACCCGGCGACCTCTCGTTCGGCGTCCCCGACGAACTGCTCGCTGATCACGTCTCCGACGCGGTCCGCGAGCGGTTCGAAGCGGCGGTGTCGTCGCTCGAAGCCGCCGGCGCGACGGTCGAAGCCGTCTCGCTCCCGACCGTCGCCGACGCCGTCTACGTCTGGAACGCCATCACCAACGTCGAGTTCGCCGCCGCGCTGCGCCGTCGCTCGCTCCCGCTGGACCGCCCCGGCCCCTACGACCTCGCGCGCCTCGACGCGACCGCCGCCCAGCAGTCGACTGCCGGCGTCGGCTTCGGCGACGTCGTCCGCGAACGGGCGCTGGTCGGTGCGGTTCTCCTCGACCGGTACGGCGGTCGGCACTACACCCGCGCGCGGAACGTCTGCGCGACGCTCCTCGCGGAGTTCGAGGCGGCGCTCGACGGACACGACGCCCTCGTCGCGCCGACGATGCCCGTCGTCGCCCCCGAACTCGGGGCCCAGAAGCCCCACAGCTACGGCGAGAGCGAGGGGCTGGACGTCCCGCTCGCGTACAACACGAGACCGGCGGACCTCGCGGGCGTCCCGGCGGTGACGGTCCCCGACGGGGGGGACGGCCTCCCGGTCGGCGTCCAGTTCGTCGCCGGTCGGTGTGAGGACCGCGCGCTCCTCCGGGTCGCGCGGGCGTTCGAGCGGGTCAGGGACGCGTAG
- a CDS encoding mandelate racemase/muconate lactonizing enzyme family protein: protein MRDFSNHATNRLPERDVAITDIETCVVEGNFEWNLVRVHTDAGVTGIGESYRGGGVTEIMEYMKRFLVGENPLDVERLFRRMVQETSGHGGTTGKVVTAASGIEIALWDVTGKLLGLPIYQLLGGKYRDRVRIYCDCHAGDAFALEDGYPSAHDDDTYDPEAYAAEAERVVDMGYTALKFDLDQPFDNNPDPYNGRVSNAALSRKVEAVEAVREAIGDDIDLAFDCHWDYSLDSAKRLCQKLEPYDLLWLEDVVPPENAAAQREVARSTSTPLATGENRFRVHEFKDLLYEFGVDVVTPDPTTCGGLAESKAIANRAEENYITFSPHNVCGPIGTMACVHLGACVPNFDVLEFHALEVPWWDDLHDRDDPLIEDGYIEVPEAPGLGIGLDEAVAAEHLFDRGSMFA, encoded by the coding sequence ATGAGGGACTTCTCCAACCACGCGACGAACCGGCTGCCGGAGCGCGACGTCGCCATCACCGACATCGAGACGTGCGTCGTCGAGGGGAACTTCGAGTGGAACCTCGTCCGCGTCCACACGGACGCGGGCGTGACCGGCATCGGCGAGTCGTACCGCGGGGGCGGCGTCACCGAGATTATGGAGTACATGAAGCGCTTCCTCGTCGGCGAGAACCCCCTCGACGTGGAACGGCTGTTCCGCCGGATGGTCCAGGAGACGTCCGGGCACGGCGGGACGACGGGGAAGGTGGTGACGGCCGCCTCGGGCATCGAAATCGCCCTCTGGGACGTGACGGGCAAGCTCCTCGGACTGCCGATTTACCAGCTCCTCGGCGGGAAGTACCGCGACCGGGTGCGCATCTACTGTGACTGCCACGCCGGCGACGCGTTCGCGCTCGAAGACGGCTACCCCAGCGCGCACGACGACGACACCTACGACCCGGAAGCGTACGCCGCCGAGGCCGAGCGCGTCGTCGACATGGGGTACACGGCGCTGAAGTTCGACCTCGACCAGCCGTTCGACAACAACCCGGACCCGTACAACGGGCGCGTGAGCAACGCGGCGCTGAGTCGCAAGGTCGAGGCCGTCGAGGCCGTCCGCGAGGCAATCGGCGACGACATCGACCTCGCGTTCGACTGTCACTGGGACTACTCGCTCGACAGCGCCAAACGCCTCTGTCAGAAACTCGAACCGTACGACCTGCTGTGGCTCGAAGACGTGGTGCCGCCGGAGAACGCCGCCGCCCAGCGGGAGGTGGCCCGGTCGACGTCGACGCCGCTGGCGACCGGCGAGAACCGGTTCCGCGTCCACGAGTTCAAAGACCTCCTCTACGAGTTCGGCGTCGACGTGGTGACGCCGGACCCCACGACGTGCGGCGGCCTCGCCGAGTCGAAGGCCATCGCGAACCGCGCGGAGGAGAACTACATCACGTTCTCGCCGCACAACGTCTGCGGACCCATCGGGACGATGGCGTGCGTCCACCTCGGTGCCTGCGTGCCGAACTTCGACGTGCTGGAGTTCCACGCGCTCGAGGTGCCGTGGTGGGACGACCTCCACGACCGGGACGACCCGCTCATCGAGGACGGGTACATCGAGGTGCCCGAAGCGCCCGGTCTCGGCATCGGGCTGGACGAAGCGGTCGCCGCCGAGCACCTGTTCGACCGGGGGTCGATGTTCGCATGA
- a CDS encoding MFS transporter produces the protein MTAPSTSRGQRLALVAAAAASKGSPMLMATAMAVYIGRAGGSPLSVGLVATAFYFGWTVCAPVWGALADVTGKRRRVLLVAAGLATLATLPLLVVRGVVEPLVVRTVYSLFAAAYLPILLTIVNTLGGASQRGRSIGLFSSAQGAGSTVGRLSAGFLLGLLVPWSLYLVVTAVTAVVFVAVLAIDDPTPTPESRSAAEVAGEVRRRLFPTRAGRAHFRTHGLRWLYVAVLFRNLAVIGTGSLLPVYFVSTLGVTEATMGALLAINPGGQTVFMYLSGGLADRLGRKPLISAGMAGSGAFAALLAGAGTVESHVGQVAVAVCGMLTLALAFSLLRVGAVSFIGDVSPAERESELIGFRSTARGLGGIVGPVAVGGAASVVGFESAFLGASILAFSAAALVAVTLTESLPVGAAVMDVD, from the coding sequence GTGACGGCACCGTCGACCAGTCGCGGGCAGCGACTCGCGCTCGTCGCCGCGGCCGCCGCGAGCAAGGGAAGCCCCATGTTGATGGCCACCGCGATGGCGGTCTACATCGGCCGGGCGGGCGGGTCCCCGCTCAGTGTCGGCCTCGTCGCCACCGCCTTCTACTTCGGGTGGACCGTCTGCGCGCCCGTCTGGGGGGCGCTGGCGGACGTCACCGGGAAGCGCCGGCGGGTGTTGCTGGTCGCCGCCGGACTCGCGACGCTGGCGACGCTTCCGCTGCTCGTCGTTCGTGGGGTCGTCGAGCCGCTCGTGGTTCGAACCGTCTACTCGCTGTTCGCGGCGGCGTACCTGCCGATCCTTCTGACCATCGTCAACACGCTCGGCGGGGCGTCACAGCGCGGGCGGTCGATCGGACTGTTCAGCAGCGCCCAGGGGGCCGGTTCCACCGTCGGTCGACTGTCGGCGGGCTTCCTCCTCGGACTGCTCGTTCCGTGGAGCCTCTACCTCGTCGTGACGGCGGTCACGGCCGTCGTCTTCGTCGCGGTCCTCGCTATCGACGACCCGACGCCGACCCCCGAATCGCGGTCGGCCGCCGAAGTCGCAGGCGAGGTTCGCCGTCGGCTCTTCCCCACGCGAGCGGGTCGCGCGCACTTCCGGACGCACGGCCTCCGCTGGCTCTACGTCGCCGTGTTGTTCCGGAACCTCGCCGTCATCGGCACCGGGAGCCTGCTGCCGGTGTACTTCGTCTCGACCCTCGGCGTCACGGAGGCGACGATGGGCGCGTTGCTCGCAATCAACCCCGGCGGGCAGACGGTGTTCATGTACCTCTCGGGAGGGCTCGCCGACAGACTGGGCCGAAAACCGCTCATCAGCGCCGGAATGGCCGGCAGCGGCGCGTTCGCCGCGCTCCTCGCCGGCGCGGGCACCGTCGAGAGCCACGTCGGCCAGGTGGCGGTCGCCGTCTGCGGGATGCTCACGCTCGCGTTGGCGTTCTCGCTGCTGCGCGTCGGTGCCGTCTCGTTCATCGGCGACGTCTCGCCCGCCGAGAGAGAATCGGAACTCATCGGCTTCCGGTCGACCGCCCGCGGCCTCGGCGGCATCGTCGGACCGGTCGCGGTGGGGGGCGCCGCGAGCGTAGTCGGGTTCGAGAGCGCCTTTCTCGGCGCGAGCATCCTGGCGTTCTCTGCGGCGGCGCTCGTCGCGGTCACGCTCACCGAGAGCCTCCCTGTCGGCGCGGCGGTGATGGACGTCGACTAG
- a CDS encoding DUF362 domain-containing protein, with product MLELPDADRLAALSDATPADLPDVALLEHVRDHPQVDDVAAATRTALDEIPALAALSEGATVGLTAGSRGIHDMPTVLRTTVEYLDARGLEPFVFPAMGSHGGATAEGQREALAALGVTEETMGCEVRSSMAVERVADDSEGRPIFAASDALAADAVLLLNRVKAHTDFRGRYESGLAKMAVIGLGKQRGAEITHNVGLVEGLDEVIPERAAALFEETPVVGGVAIVENADDRAAHVEGVPVDEILDREPDLLARSKELLPMLPTSNLDLLVIDEIGKEISGTGMDTNVVGRVCYHNQPEPEEPSYTRIYVRGVTEASHGNGIGIGLADFVHADLVADLDLTETYVNVITSGEVSRARIPLIAERDDVALRVATSTTGVRDPAALRFVRVPNTLDLGRFVASAPVVEELADRDDVRVLERRPFELVDGDLPPDPYATDDERSR from the coding sequence ATGCTCGAGTTACCGGACGCCGACCGACTCGCGGCCCTGTCCGACGCAACGCCCGCAGACCTGCCGGACGTCGCGCTCCTCGAACACGTCCGGGACCACCCCCAGGTGGACGACGTGGCCGCGGCGACGCGGACGGCGCTGGACGAGATTCCGGCCCTCGCCGCGCTTTCCGAGGGCGCAACGGTCGGCCTCACGGCGGGGAGTCGCGGCATCCACGACATGCCGACGGTCCTCCGCACGACCGTCGAGTACCTCGACGCGCGGGGGCTGGAGCCGTTCGTCTTCCCGGCGATGGGCAGCCACGGCGGAGCGACGGCGGAGGGCCAGCGCGAGGCGCTCGCCGCGCTCGGCGTCACCGAGGAGACCATGGGCTGTGAGGTCCGGTCGTCGATGGCGGTCGAGCGCGTCGCCGACGACAGCGAGGGGCGACCGATATTCGCCGCCAGCGACGCGCTCGCGGCCGACGCCGTCCTCCTCCTCAACCGGGTGAAGGCCCACACCGACTTCCGCGGCCGCTACGAGAGCGGTCTCGCGAAGATGGCCGTCATCGGTCTCGGGAAGCAGCGCGGCGCGGAGATCACACACAACGTCGGCCTCGTCGAGGGGCTGGACGAGGTGATTCCCGAGCGCGCCGCCGCGCTGTTCGAGGAGACACCTGTGGTCGGTGGTGTCGCCATCGTCGAGAACGCCGACGACCGGGCGGCACACGTCGAGGGCGTCCCGGTCGACGAGATACTCGACCGCGAACCCGACCTCCTGGCTCGCTCGAAGGAACTCCTGCCGATGCTCCCGACCTCGAACCTCGACCTCCTGGTCATCGACGAAATCGGCAAGGAGATTTCCGGCACGGGGATGGACACCAACGTCGTCGGCCGGGTGTGCTACCACAACCAGCCCGAACCCGAGGAGCCGTCGTACACGCGCATCTACGTCCGCGGCGTCACCGAGGCCTCACACGGCAACGGCATCGGCATCGGCCTCGCGGACTTCGTCCACGCGGACCTCGTCGCCGACCTCGACCTCACCGAGACGTACGTGAACGTCATCACGAGCGGGGAGGTCTCCCGGGCGCGCATCCCGCTCATCGCCGAACGCGACGACGTGGCCCTCCGGGTGGCGACGTCGACGACGGGCGTGCGCGACCCGGCGGCCCTCCGGTTCGTCCGCGTGCCGAACACGCTCGACCTCGGTCGGTTCGTCGCCTCCGCCCCGGTCGTCGAGGAACTGGCCGACCGCGACGACGTGCGCGTCCTCGAACGCCGCCCGTTCGAACTCGTCGACGGCGACCTCCCACCCGACCCCTACGCGACCGACGACGAGCGTAGTCGCTGA
- the ilvC gene encoding ketol-acid reductoisomerase, which produces MSETETTVYHDADADLSVLSDRTIAVVGYGNQGRAQALNLRDSGVSDVVVGNRADDSRQQAREDGFEAFDIAGAVSRADVVFLLIPDEVAPAVYEEAIEPNLSPGDLVNFASGFNVTYGYIEPADDVDVVLLAPRMIGTMVRDLYTQGRGAPALFAVHQDATGEAHEVGLGLAKGIGATRSGVVESTFEVETTTDLMSEQALFPLFAHAIMAKYRVEVEAGVPPEVALLESYLSREMAYIFEQAATKGMIEQLLLHSRTSQYGQLKGLESFDPEPMVAYMRDRLDAIQSGAFAEEWRAEQREGTPHLDELFETYRQSAFVQREQETMETLGLGDQ; this is translated from the coding sequence ATGTCGGAGACAGAGACGACCGTCTACCACGACGCGGACGCGGACCTCTCCGTGCTGAGCGACCGGACAATCGCCGTCGTCGGCTACGGCAACCAGGGCCGCGCACAGGCACTGAACCTCAGAGACTCGGGCGTCTCGGACGTCGTCGTCGGGAATCGCGCCGACGACTCGCGTCAGCAAGCGCGCGAGGACGGCTTCGAGGCGTTCGACATCGCGGGCGCGGTCTCCAGGGCCGACGTCGTCTTCTTACTCATCCCCGACGAGGTCGCCCCGGCGGTGTACGAGGAGGCCATCGAACCGAACCTCTCCCCGGGCGACCTCGTGAACTTCGCCTCCGGCTTCAACGTCACCTACGGCTACATCGAACCCGCGGACGACGTGGACGTCGTCCTGCTCGCCCCGCGCATGATCGGGACGATGGTGCGCGACCTCTACACCCAGGGCCGCGGCGCGCCCGCGCTGTTCGCCGTCCACCAGGACGCGACCGGCGAGGCCCACGAGGTCGGTCTCGGCCTGGCGAAGGGCATCGGCGCGACGCGCTCGGGAGTCGTCGAGTCGACGTTCGAGGTCGAGACGACGACCGATCTGATGAGCGAGCAGGCGCTGTTCCCGCTCTTCGCCCACGCCATCATGGCGAAGTACCGCGTCGAGGTCGAGGCGGGCGTGCCGCCGGAGGTCGCCCTCCTGGAGTCGTACCTCTCGCGGGAGATGGCGTACATCTTCGAGCAGGCGGCGACGAAGGGGATGATCGAACAGCTCCTGTTGCACTCGCGGACGAGTCAGTACGGCCAGTTGAAGGGGCTGGAGTCGTTCGACCCCGAACCGATGGTCGCGTACATGCGCGACCGACTCGACGCCATCCAGTCCGGCGCGTTCGCCGAGGAGTGGCGGGCCGAACAGCGCGAGGGGACGCCGCACCTCGACGAACTGTTCGAGACGTACCGCCAGTCGGCGTTCGTCCAGCGCGAACAGGAGACGATGGAGACGCTCGGCCTCGGCGACCAGTAG